Proteins from a single region of Limnothrix sp. FACHB-406:
- a CDS encoding universal stress protein: MIKKILFADSGTGQSEEMLKFLMEIPAIKDAHVTILHVVPGRIGSDQMAEKLEAGGKMLAKAIEFLGLPPEQVSPMLQQGEPKDLVLRVADSVDADLIVMGSRGLKRLQSILENSVSQYVFQLSGRPMLLVKDDIYVKRINRVMVAIDKSDASQQALQLGLFLTRDIKGSQLILTHVDAKRKPDEVISGESDEVLAGAIAEAKKFGVGYKAISAGGRAGETICRLADDNNADLLLLGSPDRRPSVAKGLPDLDRLLGSSLSDYVRVYANCPVLLTRIPSA; encoded by the coding sequence ATGATTAAAAAAATCTTGTTCGCTGACTCGGGCACGGGACAGTCAGAAGAAATGCTGAAATTTCTGATGGAGATCCCCGCGATCAAAGATGCCCATGTCACCATTTTGCACGTGGTTCCTGGTCGGATTGGGTCTGACCAAATGGCCGAAAAGCTGGAAGCAGGCGGCAAAATGCTGGCCAAGGCGATCGAGTTTTTGGGTCTGCCGCCGGAACAGGTGTCGCCCATGTTGCAGCAGGGTGAACCCAAAGATTTGGTGCTGCGGGTGGCGGACAGTGTAGACGCGGACTTGATCGTGATGGGATCGCGGGGTCTGAAGCGGCTGCAATCGATTCTGGAAAACTCGGTGAGTCAGTATGTTTTCCAACTGTCGGGGCGGCCGATGTTGTTGGTGAAGGATGATATCTACGTCAAGCGGATTAACCGCGTGATGGTGGCGATCGATAAGTCCGATGCATCTCAGCAAGCGCTGCAATTGGGACTGTTTTTGACGCGGGATATCAAGGGCAGCCAATTGATTTTGACCCACGTGGATGCCAAACGGAAGCCGGATGAGGTGATCAGCGGCGAGAGTGATGAGGTGTTGGCTGGGGCGATCGCGGAGGCGAAAAAGTTTGGGGTTGGCTACAAGGCCATTTCGGCCGGGGGCCGGGCTGGGGAAACCATCTGTCGCCTGGCGGATGATAACAATGCGGATCTGTTGCTGTTGGGGTCGCCCGATCGCCGGCCGTCGGTGGCGAAGGGACTGCCGGATCTCGATCGCCTGTTGGGATCGTCTCTGTCGGACTATGTGCGGGTTTATGCCAACTGTCCGGTGTTGCTGACGCGGATTCCGAGTGCGTAA
- a CDS encoding adenylate/guanylate cyclase domain-containing protein, which yields MSTLQFYQALSGRLRNWSWEWLLIALPALAALISGAITWRWQLLIFSETAPELSQMVPPVSTVAMVALLSTSAASVIGFWMARQTCAQAIAHSCSPQDSDSHSRLRLVNRFDRHSSHRHSHYSFDINQHPHSNFKISSEFEADGSAFVNDHQGEDSPSNRHQGLNEPVNELVHGQVNDQNDQEADDQETDDQEVEEMNDEANPEATDLAEIDITDLAEIPEDSADWDGLDGRFVPTQFLQLLQRSTLAEVSLGDYTERTMAVMFADIRGFTTLSETMSPQENLRFLNAYLGRMERAIAQHNGFIDKYIGDAIMALFEGDADLAVDAAISMLKALSEYNQERLQAGRSAIRIGIGLDTGPLILGTIGGVHRMETTAIGDAVNLASRLEELTKQYSVSILVSHRLLAALHNPSKYSIRFIDRLYVRGRTQPVAVYEVLNADPIELQTLKRASSSLFEEGVLRFHRRQYREAASLFEECLSMNPTDRATHIYLQRSVLAGFPPSEHTWQLIKGKVIHKRKRYRGRRRARSR from the coding sequence ATGTCAACACTTCAGTTCTATCAAGCCCTGAGTGGGCGACTTCGCAATTGGTCGTGGGAATGGTTACTCATTGCCTTGCCTGCCCTGGCGGCCCTCATCAGTGGAGCCATCACCTGGCGGTGGCAACTTCTGATTTTTTCGGAGACCGCCCCAGAGCTGAGCCAGATGGTTCCCCCCGTCAGCACTGTGGCAATGGTGGCTTTGTTGAGTACCTCAGCAGCCAGTGTGATTGGGTTTTGGATGGCCCGCCAAACCTGCGCCCAGGCGATCGCCCATTCTTGTTCTCCTCAGGATTCTGATTCCCATTCCCGTTTGCGCTTGGTCAATCGTTTCGATCGCCATTCTTCCCATCGCCATTCTCATTATTCTTTCGATATCAATCAACATCCCCATTCCAATTTCAAGATTAGTTCTGAATTTGAAGCTGACGGTTCTGCATTTGTTAATGATCATCAGGGAGAAGATAGCCCCAGTAACCGTCATCAAGGGTTGAATGAACCGGTTAACGAACTTGTTCATGGGCAAGTGAATGATCAAAATGATCAAGAAGCTGATGATCAAGAAACTGATGATCAAGAAGTTGAGGAAATGAATGACGAGGCCAATCCTGAAGCAACGGATTTGGCAGAGATTGACATTACAGATTTGGCAGAAATTCCGGAAGATTCGGCCGATTGGGATGGTTTAGATGGGCGATTTGTGCCCACCCAATTTCTGCAATTGTTGCAGCGGTCAACCTTGGCGGAAGTGAGCCTGGGAGACTATACGGAACGAACCATGGCGGTCATGTTTGCCGATATTCGGGGTTTTACGACCCTTTCGGAAACCATGTCCCCTCAAGAAAATTTGCGTTTTTTGAATGCCTATTTGGGTCGAATGGAGCGAGCGATCGCCCAACATAATGGGTTCATTGACAAGTACATTGGCGATGCCATTATGGCCCTGTTTGAAGGGGATGCTGACCTGGCGGTTGATGCGGCCATTTCGATGCTCAAGGCGTTGAGTGAATATAACCAGGAGCGCTTGCAGGCAGGGCGATCGGCCATTCGCATTGGCATTGGCTTGGATACGGGGCCGCTGATTTTGGGCACGATCGGGGGCGTTCACCGCATGGAAACCACCGCGATCGGGGATGCGGTGAATTTGGCTTCTCGCCTAGAGGAATTAACGAAGCAATATAGTGTTTCGATTTTGGTTTCCCATCGTCTGTTGGCAGCGCTGCATAACCCCTCCAAGTACAGCATTCGGTTTATTGATCGGCTGTATGTGCGCGGCAGAACTCAACCTGTGGCGGTTTATGAAGTCCTGAATGCCGATCCGATTGAATTGCAAACCCTCAAGCGTGCATCCAGTAGTTTATTTGAGGAAGGAGTCCTGCGATTCCATCGTCGGCAATATCGGGAAGCCGCTTCTTTGTTTGAGGAATGCCTCAGCATGAATCCGACCGATCGCGCAACTCATATCTATTTGCAGCGATCGGTTTTGGCGGGTTTTCCACCTTCTGAACATACCTGGCAATTAATTAAGGGCAAGGTGATTCATAAGCGCAAACGCTACCGAGGGCGGCGACGGGCCCGATCACGCTGA
- the murI gene encoding glutamate racemase: protein MARDARRRPIGVFDSGVGGLTVLRELYRQLPNESLLYLADTARLPYGMRSPAEIVQFSREILSWMERQGVKMVVMACNTSSALALDVVRAEFDLPIVGLILPAARVAVDRGSRVGVIATPITAASDAYRRAMVEIDPTVQVWQVGCPEFVPIVEQGRLHEPDTRAIAQQYLEPLLEQSIDTLVYGCTHYPHLAGVIEPLLPPGVVTIDPAVHVVAAATQELELLNLKHLDQPQPTRFCVTGEADRFASLATRWLGCAPLVEQVQLLEAETLGDYLPIESPLSA, encoded by the coding sequence ATCGCGAGGGATGCCCGAAGACGGCCGATCGGCGTGTTTGACAGTGGCGTGGGCGGCCTAACGGTTTTGCGGGAGTTATATCGCCAACTGCCCAACGAGTCGCTGCTGTATTTGGCGGATACGGCCCGCTTGCCCTACGGGATGCGATCGCCCGCCGAAATTGTCCAATTTTCACGCGAAATCCTCTCCTGGATGGAACGCCAGGGCGTGAAGATGGTTGTGATGGCCTGCAATACCTCTTCAGCGTTGGCGCTGGATGTGGTGCGAGCAGAGTTTGATTTGCCGATTGTGGGCTTGATTTTGCCGGCGGCTCGGGTGGCGGTCGATCGCGGATCCCGGGTGGGGGTGATCGCCACGCCAATCACGGCCGCCAGCGATGCCTATCGCCGGGCCATGGTGGAGATTGATCCCACGGTGCAGGTTTGGCAAGTGGGCTGTCCGGAATTTGTGCCGATTGTGGAGCAAGGACGGTTGCACGAACCCGACACCCGAGCGATCGCGCAACAGTACCTGGAACCGTTGTTGGAACAGTCGATCGACACGTTGGTTTATGGTTGCACCCACTATCCACACCTGGCAGGGGTGATTGAACCGCTGCTGCCGCCGGGAGTGGTCACGATCGACCCGGCCGTCCATGTGGTGGCCGCCGCAACCCAAGAGCTGGAGTTGCTCAACCTGAAGCATTTGGATCAACCGCAACCCACTCGCTTTTGTGTCACGGGCGAGGCCGATCGCTTTGCCAGTTTGGCAACTCGCTGGTTGGGCTGTGCGCCGTTGGTGGAGCAGGTGCAACTGCTGGAGGCGGAAACCCTAGGCGATTACTTGCCGATCGAGTCGCCGTTGTCAGCTTAG
- a CDS encoding IS607 family transposase, translated as MAYIPLRKAVEFLGLHPNTLRKYADEGKIETIRNEAGQRLYNVESYGRNATRSTVVCYCCVSSAKQRDDLARQVQFMRDRYPEAEIIQDIGSGLNFQRKGLQSLLVRLMRGDQLQVVVACRDRLCRFGFELFEFMVQQNGGELMVLDQSVHCSESELTADLLAILHLFSRRMPGLRSYRKAIQEDPNLSKP; from the coding sequence ATGGCATACATTCCTCTCAGAAAAGCGGTCGAATTTCTGGGATTGCATCCAAATACGCTAAGGAAGTACGCAGATGAAGGGAAGATCGAAACCATCCGAAACGAAGCGGGCCAGCGGCTTTATAACGTCGAGTCATATGGACGCAACGCAACTCGATCTACTGTCGTTTGCTACTGCTGCGTCAGTTCAGCCAAGCAACGAGACGATCTCGCTAGACAAGTCCAGTTCATGCGCGATCGCTACCCCGAAGCCGAAATCATCCAAGACATCGGATCAGGTCTCAACTTCCAGCGAAAAGGATTGCAATCCCTACTGGTCAGACTCATGCGTGGCGATCAGCTCCAAGTTGTGGTTGCCTGTCGAGACCGACTCTGCCGATTCGGATTCGAGCTGTTCGAGTTCATGGTTCAACAAAACGGTGGCGAACTCATGGTTCTCGACCAATCTGTTCACTGCTCAGAATCCGAACTCACAGCGGATCTGCTCGCCATCCTTCACCTCTTCTCTCGTCGAATGCCCGGACTCAGAAGCTACCGGAAGGCGATCCAGGAAGATCCGAATCTTTCTAAACCCTGA
- a CDS encoding helix-turn-helix domain-containing protein, with amino-acid sequence MCSPSFTSSLVECPDSEATGRRSRKIRIFLNPDQKALLKQWFGVSRYVYNTTIKHLQEPGTKANWMAVAPIILGALPEWAKPVPY; translated from the coding sequence ATCTGCTCGCCATCCTTCACCTCTTCTCTCGTCGAATGCCCGGACTCAGAAGCTACCGGAAGGCGATCCAGGAAGATCCGAATCTTTCTAAACCCTGATCAAAAAGCACTCCTGAAGCAATGGTTTGGCGTTTCAAGATACGTCTACAACACCACAATCAAACATCTTCAGGAGCCGGGAACCAAAGCCAATTGGATGGCAGTTGCGCCCATCATCCTGGGTGCGCTTCCTGAATGGGCCAAGCCAGTCCCCTATCA
- a CDS encoding NADAR family protein, producing MTIYFYKVGEPYGCFSNFSPHWIVVDGVDWPTVEHFYQAQKFVGTESAAVIDRIRSALTASEAAALGRNPAHQLRSDWDRVKRSIMAQGVWVKFSSHPELAQVLLSTGSEELIEDSPTDYYWGCGADRTGKNELGKVLMETRDQLRENLALSRSFL from the coding sequence ATGACCATTTACTTCTACAAAGTTGGTGAACCCTATGGGTGTTTTTCCAACTTCTCGCCCCATTGGATTGTTGTTGATGGCGTTGACTGGCCAACGGTGGAACATTTCTATCAGGCACAGAAGTTTGTGGGCACGGAATCGGCGGCCGTGATCGATCGAATTCGATCGGCGCTGACTGCATCGGAAGCGGCCGCCTTGGGGCGCAACCCGGCCCATCAGTTGCGATCGGACTGGGATCGGGTGAAGCGATCGATCATGGCCCAAGGGGTGTGGGTCAAGTTTTCCAGCCATCCTGAATTGGCGCAAGTGCTGCTCAGCACGGGCAGCGAAGAACTCATTGAAGATTCACCCACAGATTATTACTGGGGATGTGGAGCCGATCGCACCGGAAAAAACGAACTCGGCAAGGTGCTGATGGAAACGCGCGATCAACTGCGGGAGAACCTGGCCTTGAGCCGCAGTTTTCTCTAG
- a CDS encoding thioesterase family protein, with product MAQDSTDFQGFAYPARVQPHHTDYAGVVWHGTYLSWMESARVEYLRSRGLAYEQLVEMGCELPVVDLGIQYHRPARMGEEVVVKVALEPIEGVRLMFDYQVESAATGECYATACVTLVPVDRATGRVMRRWPPELVSVLQSIAGPVQ from the coding sequence ATGGCTCAAGATTCAACGGATTTTCAGGGTTTTGCTTACCCGGCGCGGGTTCAGCCCCACCACACGGACTATGCCGGGGTGGTGTGGCATGGCACTTATCTTTCTTGGATGGAGTCGGCGCGGGTGGAATATTTACGATCGCGCGGGTTGGCCTATGAGCAACTGGTGGAGATGGGCTGTGAGTTGCCCGTGGTTGACCTGGGGATCCAATATCACCGCCCAGCACGGATGGGCGAAGAGGTGGTGGTGAAGGTGGCCCTGGAGCCGATCGAGGGAGTACGCTTGATGTTTGACTACCAAGTGGAATCGGCGGCGACGGGGGAATGTTATGCCACGGCCTGTGTCACCCTGGTACCGGTCGATCGAGCAACGGGGCGAGTGATGCGCCGCTGGCCACCGGAATTGGTGTCTGTGTTGCAGTCGATCGCCGGGCCCGTGCAGTAG